In Tenrec ecaudatus isolate mTenEca1 chromosome 4, mTenEca1.hap1, whole genome shotgun sequence, a single window of DNA contains:
- the LOC142445745 gene encoding olfactory receptor 4S2-like, which translates to MGKINNVTVFIFWGLSQNPVIEEVCFVVFSFFYAIILLGNLLIMLTVCVGNLFTSPMYFFLNYLSFVDICYSSVIIPNMIVDFLAKSKTISYVGCMSQIFGVHFFGCTEIFILIVMAYDRYVAICRPLHYMIIMDQNRCNKLLLGTWVGGFLHSIIQVALMVQLPFCGPNEIDHYFCDIHPVLKLACSDTYIVGIAMTANTGTIVLGSFITLLISYAVILVSLRKQSAEGRRKALSTCASHIAVVTIFFGPSTFMYMRPNMTFSEDKMVAVFYTIFTPMLNPLIYTLRNAEVKIAMKKLWDRRVFWTTMASNMKS; encoded by the coding sequence atgggaaaaataaacAATGTCACTGTGTTCATTTTCTGGGGACTTTCTCAGAACCCAGTGATAGAAGAAGTTTGCTTtgtggtgttttctttcttctatGCAATTATTCTTCTGGGAAACCTTCTCATCATGCTGACAGTATGTGTGGGCAACCTTTTCACATCTCCAATGTATTTCTTTCTCAACTATCTGTCTTTTGTCGACATCTGCTACTCCTCCGTTATAATTCCCAACATGATTGTTGACTTTTTAGCCAAGAGTAAAACAATCTCCTATGTGGGGTGCATGtctcaaatctttggggtacatttCTTTGGCTGTACTGAGATCTTCATCCTTATTGTTATGGCCTATGATAGGTATGTGGCCATTTGTAGACCTTTACACTATATGATCATAATGGACCAGAACAGGTGCAATAAACTGTTACTGGGGACATGGGTAGGTGGGTTCTTACACTCCATTATCCAGGTGGCTTTGATGGTCCAGCTACCCTTTTGTGGACCCAATGAGATTGACCACTACTTTTGTGATATCCATCCTGTACTGAAACTGGCCTGCAGCGATACTTACATTGTTGGTATTGCTATGACAGCCAACACTGGGACCATTGTTCTGGGGAGCTTTATTACCTTGTTAATTTCCTACGCTGTCATCCTGGTGTCCCTGAGAAAGCAGTCAGCTGAGGGCAGGCGCAAAGCTCTCTCCACTTGTGCCTCTCACATTGCTGTGGTCACCATCTTTTTTGGTCCTTCTACTTTCATGTACATGCGCCCCAATATGACCTTCTCTGAGGATAAGATGGTGGCTGTATTTTACACCATCTTCACCCCCATGTTAAATCCCCTAATTTATACCCTTAGAAATGCAGAAGTGAAAATTGCAATGAAGAAACTCTGGGATAGGAGGGTTTTCTGGACCACAATGGCAAGCAATATGAAATCATGA